GCTGCGCGCGCTCGGCCGCATCCTGCTGCCCGAGCAAAAGGCCTTCCTGCGCGGCGCCAGCTGCGCCGGGCTGGTCACGACCGGCTGCAACATCCCGATTTTCGTCGCCGCCCACAAGACGATGGACGTCAAGCCGATCGACCGCACGCTGATGGGACCGGGCTTCGGCTGGCTCAACATCTACGATCCCGACGACGCGCTCGGCTGGCCGCTGCAGCCGCTCTCGCCCGAGTACGCGGCGCTGGTCGAGGACCGCGCGATCAATGCGGGGCAGGGGATGATCAACTGGATCCTCAAGAGCTGGAATCCGCTCTCGCACCTGGCCTACTGGACCGATGATCGGGTGCTGGAGCCGCTGGCGCAGGTGATGGTGCGGGCGGTGGGGACGGGGGAGGCCGGCTAATGCGAAACGATGGCTGACTCGTACAGTAGACTGATTGGAGGCGGGCTATCCGCCAGAAGGAATCGTTTCCCGTTCAGCAATAGAAAACCTTTTCGATGAATATTCTCCCCTATACAATCGACCACTATGACGATGTGATGGCTTTGATGCACGGCACGTCCGGAGTAGCGATCCGCGATGCCGATTCTCGGCAAGCGACAGAGCGCTACCTCGCACGTAATCCGGGCATGAGTTTCCTGTGTATCGACGCAGGGCGGGTGGTGGGCTGTGCGATGTGCGGCCATGATGGGCGTCGCGGATATCTGCAGCACGTCGTCGTCGATGCGGCGTATCGCGGCCGTGGTATCGCCAACGAACTGGTCGAGAGCTGCTTGGCGGAGCTATGCAAAATCGGGATCGAAAAAACCCATATCGATGTTTTTGTCGACAATGATCTCGCTAACCGTTACTGGACACGGCGCCGATGGCAGCGACGGCAAGACATCTACCGCTATTCACTGAATCGTTCAGGTAGAGAGAGCGCTTGAAGTAAGGTCTGCAATGGGCCAACAGCGTACTGACTCGTGCCGGACAGGACCAGCGTTCCAGGCACCGATCGAATTGCTCAGATGCAAACGCTCGCGTACGCTTTTACGATACCGGGAAGTGGTATGTCGAGTCCTGGGTAACGAACCTGATCTTTTCCTGGACGATTGCCATGATCCTCTCCATGCTGTGTATTGCAGTCCTACACGCGTGGGCAGGTGTGATCCCGATTGTATTCATATCGATCGGGACGTTTTGGTACAGCCGTGAGGTTTATGAGTTGTTTTGCGCTAAGCAATTGATTGAACAGCTACGTGCGTCGACGCCAGGGGTACCGGCTTAACAAAGATGGGCTCGACGTAGCATTTCAAGTTGCGTGGCGACTATCGCTTGTCGAAATGGATCAGGGTAATCCATAGGTATCCTTTTGCCCAAGCGGTGTGGAGTCGGGTTGGAATCGGATCGTCACGACACCCCTGGCGCATGTTCTTTTGCTTGTACCGCTTCCAGTAACCGTCCCCAGCTGATCGGCAGTTCGTCACGGCGGATGTTCAGCCTCGTGTATTCAATGTGCTGTACCGCAGAGCCCGATGTGGCTACGCCCTGGGTGTGCGCCGCGGCGCGGACGAAGCGCTCAATTGAGGCCTCGTCCGTCCACACCGTCGCGGTCCAGACTTCATTGCCAAACAATTGGCGCCGCACCGAATACCCGACCAGTCCCGGTTGGGAAGGCAGGCTGTCGAGCACGCGGTAAGCGGCATCATCGAAACTTTTCCGTTTGTCCGCATCGACGGTGGCGTGGGTGATGGCGACGATGAGTTGCTCGTGCGCGGTGCCGTTGTCGATTCCCTGTTGGTGGGACAGGCCGTCGATCCATTTGAAAGGCATCGAAATGCTGCAGCCGGTGACGAGGGCGGCCAGCGCCGTCAGGGAAAACATCCGTAATGAGGTGGGCATGGTTGACCTTGAAGTCATGTGTTACGCGAAGGCTTCGCCGCCGCGGTGGTCTTGATTGACTTGTTGGCATGGTATGCTCGGCGTTTCTTCCAGGCCATGCTTGGGAATCTGGATTGCTATCTCAATCGTCTGGAATGTCATGGACCCACTGTCGGACCTGCTGTCCACGCTCAAGCCCAACGACTATATGTTTCGCGGGATCGACATGGCCGGCGCGTGGTCGCTCCAGTTTCCGGCAAACGACGGGCTTGGCTGCTATGCGGTGATTTCAGGCGAATGCTGGCTCGCGATGGAGGGCGATGCCGCGCCCATCCGGCTCGGTCCAGGCGACTGCGTTCTCCTGGCCAAGGGCAAGCCATTTCGCTTTGCAAGTGATCTCGACCTGCCTGCTATCGACGCTGTCGGATTTGTGACGTCCGCCGTGGCTGGGGGCATCGCAAGCATGCATGGCGGAGGCGAGGTCACAGGAGTCGGCGGCTTTTTCCATTTTCCCGAGAAGGATGCTGGCGACCTGTTGCATGCGCTGCCGGAGGTCATACTCATCAATAATCCATCGAATAAAGCGGCGCTGCGCTTTTCGATGGAGCTTTTGATGCAGGAGCTGCGGGACATGCAATCCGGCGGCCACCTCGTCGCCATCCATCTCGCCCAGATGGCGCTCGTCCTTGCGCTGCGCGCCTACCTCGGGCGCGCGCCCGCGTTACGGCAAGGATGGCTCGCTGCGGTGGCCGACAAGCAGCTCGGCAAAGCCATCACTGCCATTCATAAAAACCCGGGGTGCGGGTGGACCTTGCAGACGCTGGCCGAACTGGCCTGCATGTCGCGCGCCACGTTCGCGTCCCGCTTCAAAACCACGGTAGGCGTCGCGCCGATCGAATATGTGCTGCGCTGGCGTATGCTGGTGGCCGGTGAGAGGCTGGCATCGGGCGCAAGGGATTCGATCGGCGCGATCGCTCTGTCGCTGGGCTATGCGACCGAGAGCGCATTCAGCGCCGCCTTCAAGAGAACGATGGGTTGCTCGCCCGACGCCTATCGGCGCAGGGCACGGTCCGCCCCAACCGCTTGAGATGCATGCGCGCCGGACCGGCACGCAGCGGCGATCGAACGCCCCTGCCCGCGACGCTCACTCCTTGCCCTTGCGCTCCTCGTCCTCGCGATGCATGCGCGCGCGCACGCCGCCATCGACTCCGGTTCCGGTCGGCGGCGACAGGTACAGCGAGCCGCTGGTCGGCGGCTGCGTGGCCGGGGCATGCTCCATCTGCGAGGTGTGCGCGACGTTGGCCGCCATGCGCTCGGTGATGTCGGGCGCGATGCGGTGCGACCAGTAGGCGCCGCGCGCCTTCCAGCCGGTCGGCACTTCCTCGCTCGGGTGCACCGAGGCGTAGACGATGTAGTCGACCACCTTCTCGGCGTCGTCCATCATCGGCATGCGCGCGGTGCGGCCGGTGTAGTTGGCGGCATGATCGAAGAAGGGCGTGTCGGTCGCCCACGGCATGATGGTGGCGATCTCGATCGGACCGCGCACGCCTTCGAGGCGCAGCTCTTCGCGCAGCGCGCGGTCCAGCCCGAGGATGGCGGCCTTGGTGGCCGAATACGAGGCGTGGTAGGCCAGCGGGATCTCGCTCTCGACCGAACCCAGGTTGACCAGCACGCCGTGGCCCTGCTTGCGGAACTGCTCGAGCGCCAGGTGGCTGCCGTAGATCACGCCCTTCAGGTTGACGTCGACCACGCGCGCATGGTCCTCGGCCGGCACCTTGTCGAATTCGCCGATCGCGCCGACCGCCGCGTTGTTGATCCAGACGTCGATGCGCCCGAAGCGCTGCAGCGTGGCGTCGCGCAGGTGGCGCATGTCGTCCAGCTTGGAGACGTCGGTGGTGACCACCAGCGGCGTACCGCCCGCGGCCTGGGCCTCGCTCGCGACCTGGTTCAGCACCTCGGTGCGGCGCGCGGCCAGCACCACGTTGGCGTGCATCTGCGCCAGCCGCAATGCGGCCCCGCGCCCGAAGCCGCTGGACGCGCCGGTGATCACGTAGGTCTTGCCGGCGATGCTTTGCCGGTCGTCGGCGCTCATCGTGGCGCAGCCGCCGAGGATCAGCGCCGAGCAGATCAGGGCGCCGCGCATCAGGAAGGACAGCATGGTTTCTCTCCGGTCGTCGGTCTGGATTCGAAACTGCATGCTAGCTGCACTGACGGCGAGCCCGGCGTTCGATACGTCGCGGCATTGGAATGGCCGCGCCCGCCCGCCCGCGCGCGCGCGCGGGCTCACCCGGGCATTTCGCCCGGCTGCAGCGTGAACACCGCGCGCACCTCGCCGGCCGGCGTGCCGCGCGCATTCTTGATGCCCGGGGCGCGGTAGGCCTCGAGGTGCGCGCGCCGCCTGGCATCGAGCAGCCCGAGCTGGTCGAGCACGCTGAACACCGCCGGGTGCAGCGCGCGCACGGCGCCGTCCGCGACCTTGATCGCGATGCCGATGCCGGCCGAGCGTACGCCGATCGCCTGCACCGCATCGGCGCCGATCTTG
This genomic stretch from Massilia sp. 9096 harbors:
- a CDS encoding GNAT family N-acetyltransferase: MNILPYTIDHYDDVMALMHGTSGVAIRDADSRQATERYLARNPGMSFLCIDAGRVVGCAMCGHDGRRGYLQHVVVDAAYRGRGIANELVESCLAELCKIGIEKTHIDVFVDNDLANRYWTRRRWQRRQDIYRYSLNRSGRESA
- a CDS encoding antibiotic biosynthesis monooxygenase family protein, whose amino-acid sequence is MPTSLRMFSLTALAALVTGCSISMPFKWIDGLSHQQGIDNGTAHEQLIVAITHATVDADKRKSFDDAAYRVLDSLPSQPGLVGYSVRRQLFGNEVWTATVWTDEASIERFVRAAAHTQGVATSGSAVQHIEYTRLNIRRDELPISWGRLLEAVQAKEHAPGVS
- a CDS encoding AraC family transcriptional regulator, producing the protein MDPLSDLLSTLKPNDYMFRGIDMAGAWSLQFPANDGLGCYAVISGECWLAMEGDAAPIRLGPGDCVLLAKGKPFRFASDLDLPAIDAVGFVTSAVAGGIASMHGGGEVTGVGGFFHFPEKDAGDLLHALPEVILINNPSNKAALRFSMELLMQELRDMQSGGHLVAIHLAQMALVLALRAYLGRAPALRQGWLAAVADKQLGKAITAIHKNPGCGWTLQTLAELACMSRATFASRFKTTVGVAPIEYVLRWRMLVAGERLASGARDSIGAIALSLGYATESAFSAAFKRTMGCSPDAYRRRARSAPTA
- a CDS encoding SDR family oxidoreductase — translated: MQFRIQTDDRRETMLSFLMRGALICSALILGGCATMSADDRQSIAGKTYVITGASSGFGRGAALRLAQMHANVVLAARRTEVLNQVASEAQAAGGTPLVVTTDVSKLDDMRHLRDATLQRFGRIDVWINNAAVGAIGEFDKVPAEDHARVVDVNLKGVIYGSHLALEQFRKQGHGVLVNLGSVESEIPLAYHASYSATKAAILGLDRALREELRLEGVRGPIEIATIMPWATDTPFFDHAANYTGRTARMPMMDDAEKVVDYIVYASVHPSEEVPTGWKARGAYWSHRIAPDITERMAANVAHTSQMEHAPATQPPTSGSLYLSPPTGTGVDGGVRARMHREDEERKGKE